The Besnoitia besnoiti strain Bb-Ger1 chromosome Unknown contig00014, whole genome shotgun sequence genome contains a region encoding:
- a CDS encoding actin-like protein ALP7 (encoded by transcript BESB_026200), which produces MIADKDATEDLWEAALKKFVAPETGDMVYLLTCPPLTSNASKEWIFEIFFEKFKCKRMALLQPGPLSLFSSGRSRGLVVEIGHSLTSAVPVFEGFPLAYATQRMFRAGGAITAALSQALAECSWFDRHLHLCTIPVMEDMKCRLCRVAVPNLHSRVLKAETPDFEERGFQLPDGSVIDVIRGPIREINYSFLPMHCVLCPLQLDQQVRFGPAELLFDDSIEVRDTPNLDEVPPSLQSELHTCETLQSLVHSAIATTDPEFQEEMRKNIVLAGGSSLLKNFANRLHGELLCIQPEEKDPFFIAADSHRRFSAWVGGSMLASLGTFEKFCISRHEYEDGGRPMADVIHERNVGR; this is translated from the exons ATGATTGCGGATAAAGACGCAACCGAAGATCTTTGGGAGGCGGCGTTAAAGAAATTTGTTGCACCCGAAACAGGCGATATGGTATACTTGCTTACCTGTCCACCGTTAACTTCCAATGCCTCGAAAGAATGGATCTTCGAAATTTTCTTCGAAAAATTCAAGTGCAAGCGCATGGCGCTGCTACAGCCAGGACCACTCTCACTTTTTTCTTCTG GCCGGTCGCGCGGTTTAGTGGTCGAGATTGGGCATAGTCTGACAAGCGCCGTTCCGGTCTTCGAGGGCTTTCCGCTGGCTTACGCCACGCAGCGAATGTTTCGAGCAG GTGGAGCAATAACAGCGGCCCTCAGTCAGGCTCTTGCAGAGTGCTCCTGGTTCGACCGGCATCTGCATCTCTGCACTATTCCTGTCATGGAAGACATGAAATGCAGGCTCTGCCGAGTGGCTGTGCCAAACCTGCATAGTCGAGTGTTGAAGGCAGAGACACCGGACTTCGAGGAAAGGGGTTTCCAACTGCCCGATGGGTCTGTCATCGATGTGA TTCGAGGCCCTATACGGGAAATAAACTATTCGTTCCTGCCAATGCACTGTGTTCTCtgccctctgcagctcgacCAGCAGGTCCGCTTTGGGCCAGCTGAGCTTCTATTCGACGATTCTATAGAGGTTCGAGACACTCCGAATCTGGACGAAGTTCCACCATCCCTGCAAAGCGAACTGCACACGTGCGAGACACTGCAAAGCCTAGTCCATTCTGCTATTGCAACTACAGATCCCGAGTTCCAAGAAGAGATGCGGAAGAACATAGTTCTCGCTGGGGGCTCTTCTCTTTTGAAGAATTTCGCTAACAGGTTGCATGGCGAGCTGTTGTGCATACAGCCGGAAGAAAAGGATCCTTTCTTTATTGCTGCAGATAGCCACAGACGATTTAGTGCATGGGTGGGGGGTTCAATGCTCGCGAGTCTGGGAACCTTCGAAAAGTTTTGCATCAGCAGGCACGAATACGAAGATGGAGGCAGACCTATGGCGGACGTCATCCACGAACGGAACGTGGGGAGGTAA